TTCAATTTAACAAACTGTAGAATCTAACTTGGAAAACCACCTTCCCTAGGCAAGTCCATTTATTATTAGTGTGCCTAATAAATTACATTTGGACTCAATAATAAACTTCAAAGTGAaaaggaaaccaaaaagagaaataagagTTGACAACAAGTCACGCGGAGCATGTAACTCAAAACAAATCGAAACTACAAGCTTTACATGCCTAAGATAAATATTAACTCTTGGAAGCCTTTCTCTGAAGCAAGCACCCCGTCTTGGCTGCAGGACACTCAATCTAGAGACATCAGAATAGCTTGCCTTGTTGTTGGGTTCCACTCCTCATCATTGTACAAAATTCTTCATAGTTGATTCTACCATCCTGAGAAACCACAAAATTGAGTGTCAACTATGGATGGAACTAGAATCCAAAATTGTAGCaagccaaaagaaaaatagGCTTACATTATCTGTGTCAACTTCAGATATAATTTCCCTGATTGTGGCCTCGTCACCCATACCATACTCCTTCATGGCTATTTCCAGTTCATCTCTTGTGATATACCTGTGATGGAATCAAACAAAAACCAGGGTGCATGTCTCATTACTCTTGAAATTCTAAATAGAGATATTCGTTAATTAATGATTCTGTAATGTATGTGCTTTTGGGTGTAGGAAGAAATAGGATTTATGGTATATGATCCTTGtttattacttattaaaaaaactgaaaacataATCCAATAGTCAAAAGAATAATATGGAAGGCATGGACTTCAAAACTGAGGTTGAGAATGCATAGTaggaaaaagaaattatttccaTAATGTGACAGATTGAGGAAGAAATGTTAATTCACAGTAGATGGACTTACCCGCTGCCATCTTTGTCAAAATATTGGAAGGCCTTGTAAAGATGCTCATCTCTTTCTAACCTGTGTCTATGCATTGTAGCAGTGATGAATTCTATGTAGTCAATTGTGCCATTTCCATCTACATCAGCCTAAATTTAAGCAAAGGAGTGTAAGCTTGAAAGAATATAGAAAAAGCAATGGAGGGCAAATCTTGTGAATTCAACAATAGCTTACGGCATCCATAAGCTGTCGCACTTCAGTTTCAGTAAGCTTTGAGCCAAGTCTTTGCAATCCTGCCCTCAGTTCCTCATAGGTGATTGTACCACTATTGTCAGTGTCAATATTTGTGAACATTGCCTTCAAACCTTGGATCTCTTCTTCAGAAAGATTTTCAGCAATGACCTAAAACGATTATTTAAATCCACTCAGTTTATTTTTGAATTGGTATAGATATGTATCCCTACACCCTAAAGTTACACAGACTCGAgcaatttaaaatcataatgaGAAcactggaaaaaaattatgtctCTCTATGTTTAATTATGCCATCAAATACAATAAGCATAAAAGAGCATTGTGGTGACTTCATGCAGCTTGTGGCTGGACTAACCTTGAGGGctagtttttttagtttattcatTGCTCTGAATTGCTTCATTCTGGAAAGCACTGCACTGTCTATTGGCTTGTCAGAAGCATTTCCACCTTCTTTAAGCCATGGGTGctctaaatatttaaacaatacaAGGAATCAATTAGTAGAGAAATTATAATTCATGAACCAAAAAATTCATAAGAATGCTGCAATCAAGCTATCAGTCAGCAGTAATAGTAAATGGGAAACAGTTATGAGTCACTGCATCAAGACACAGACATACACTGTTACTAGCTTCCCTCGTGTTCAATAATGTTTCATTTTCTATCACATAATGTCCTGTAACTAAACAACTGACATTTTTAAAGGATAGATAATAGAAGAAACAGTATATTGTGAAAATATTGTCTCTGAAAAGTCCCTAGTCTCAGCAACTAACATGTTCAAATGCAACATTGGTTGTCATTGTCACACCTATATGGGTATAGAATAATCTATACAGATGGAAAGAATTTGGCACGTATAAGTTTTTAAGCCCTAAATTCAGTTTTTATATGCAACACTACTATTAGTAATAACTATAACAACTAGCCTTGTTATGTGTTAGATAGAAGTGAAGGGAAAATTAGTTGGGAACTAGAGTAATTAGTTGGAGGGGATCAATTAGATAAATATGGTGAAAGGGTGAAACTGTGAAAGGATTCATTCAGAGAATTAACAAGCTTGAAAGAAAGGGGGAATCCTTAGAGGAGAATCCATGTTTCTGTTCGTTatcattcaataaataaaatcattctttgggtTGCTAACAGAACTGGAATATATCTAAGCCCCTCTAGAGATCGATCTTCTCAACCTCACCCAAGTACACACATAAAAGGATCAAGTGGCAAAGAAATTCAAGCTATCAAACACCATACAGACAATGTTTAATACGTTTCAATGAGGAGAAAACACAATAAAAGTCGCCTACCTAGAACCTGAGAAGCAGTAATGCGTTTCTTTGGATCCTTTATAAGCATTTTGCGAACAAGGTCTTTAGCACTGTTTGATATGCTTGGCCATGGACTACTTTCAAAATCAATATGACCTTGCAATATGGCATCAAATATTCCCTTTTCCGTCTCTACGtcacatattttattaaaaaattagtcaaCTGTAAAACAGGGGGAAGCTAGCCTCTAATACAAGGAAATTATCATATTATCAACATATCAAACTCAGAGTTTACCTGCCCAAAATGGTGGTACACCGCTAAGTAAGATATACAATATAACTCCTGCACTCCATATATCTGCTTCCTTCCCATAGCTACGACGTAGAACTTCTGGAGCAACATAGTAAGCACTGCCAACTATATTTCGATACACCTTTCCTGTGaagaataaagaattaatagaaaaaacttAGTATATTTTATACAAGTGAGATGATGTATAAAATAAGTAAGCGAGGTTTATCAACTGTCAATTTCATAAACTTAGTTCACTTTAAATTAACAGTAGATAAACCCTTTCTAACAAGCCATCACTTTACAATTTCCATCTCCATACTTGcagaaaaattaattcataaatcaTGGCACAAATTGAGTGCCAAAGATGTCCATCTACTGAAATGTGATAAAGTGCATGCATAGAtatggagaaaaaagaaaaaggagataAAGCTTTAGAAAAATTAGTTGGCAGAAGTTTATTCAAATCAACATCTTGAGGGAGAGAAAAAATCacatgaaacaaattaaaagctCTACTCAAACTTTGCAAGTCTTGACAATCAGGCCATTGATGTCAAGCATTGGCAATGCACTATTAGAACTTAatagaaaaatcattttcaatctTACATGACTTTTGCATCCAATTCccacagacaaaaaaaaaagttttggatggaaattatacaaaattttccTCAAAAACTTTAGAAGATTATTCACAACTATGCTACAGTTCACATACTTATCTTTTAGGAATCTACAcaactattaaaaatttataacaaaagacCAATGAATGGATAACAAAATTTACCTTCTTCAATGAAAACTGACAAGCCAAAATCTGTGGCCTTGAGAAGTCCCTTGTCATCCTTACTAGATAGCAAGAAATTCTCTGGCTTGAGATCCCTATGAATGACACCCATAAAATGGCAGGTGTTAACAACCTTAACAATCTGTCTACATATTGAAGCAGCAGCCCTTTCACTGTAGTGGCCCTTGGCAATAATCCTGTCAAAAAGTTCACCACCAGCACACAGCTCCATAACCACATGAACTGATTGTTTATCCTCAAAAGCGCCTTTGAACTCCACAATGTTGGACTGTCCACTCAAATGCTGCATGATTTGAATCTCCCTCTTCATGTCCTCCTTGTCAGCTCTGCTCACAAGCTTCCTCCTTGAAATGGACTTGCAGGCATACTGCAGGCCAGTTGAATTCTCAGTGCAGAGATAAGTCACCCCAAATTGGCCTCTCCCCAATTCCTTCCCAAGTGTGTAGTGCTGCTTAACATCCTCAAATGGCTTCCCAGTGATTGTGTCATGGTTGTGGACATGTTTTGGGCTTGGTGGAGGCCTCCAAGGTGCCTGAGGAGGAGCATGTTTCTCAGGTAATTGGTAAGGTTGGTGAGGAGGGGGTTTGGTTTGGGTGGCAAAGGGTTCATGGCTCTTGTGATTGTTGTACACACCAGCACCTCCAGCACCAGCAACATGTCTGTAACCAATGTGTTCTTCTGGCTCTGACCCTTTTTTACTCAGACAACAACCCATGGTTCTGACACAAAAAGGGAAgagattttttaagttttatcagGTACCACCACACAACCAACTACTTGAAAGTGTGAAGATTCAGTCAAAGCATGAAAAAGGGAATGAACCCAGATGAGAATTCAAGAAAGAATATCCATTGAAgtgtgaagagagagaaaggaggaGAAGCCAAAGTTTGATGCAGAATGGATCAGAATGTGGTTTTTTAAAGGAGGAGAGGAAAGTAGAAAGAAAGAGTCTCAACAAAAAGGATAAAGATAGAACCGAGTCAACTGTGGGATTTGGATTTTAACGAGTTAACTAAAAAAGGTATTAAACTATTTTACGACCAAAACAAGGTTAGAGCCTTGGAGGGAGTCCATATAATAGAAGAGAAACTTCCTTGATTGATTCTTTCTTATGATTCAAGGATCGAATCAGAGATGCGTATCCAACACCACACTTTTCTCCTGTCTCGTTCACCACATGGTGCCACCTAATTTTTGTTAAAGAGTAAccaagtaaaattttatttagtctAAGGTTTTGATGTTGTTCAAGGACTAAGGTGATGCTGCTCTCATGTTCGTATTTGGATAGACTTTTGTATTTCCAATACGCGTAATGAAAAAACTCATCTGAGATAGTATAAGCTTCGCACGTAAGAGAAAAGAATCATTAATAAAAGaatgttgaaaaatatatttgtaaattaacCGAATCATTAAACGCTGTGGAGgtcagaataataaaaaaaaaacgctgTGGAGGTACCAAAATTATGATGAGAGATTGAATTcacttatttcaaaaaaaattcaagaagtAAAACCAAATTGAATGAATTTTCGGAGAACCAAAATTATGTTtaactcttttattttcatttaaattgtcaatcaattaaaacaacataagtaacaagtaataaaatgagaacaataagaaaacaaaactaaaaccaTAAAGGATAGAAACACTACTCATCCTAACTTTAGGTTCAAATAGAGTTTATCTTGTTAGTTCCCATGGTTTTAGCTTTGTCGTCTTCCATGtttgtcatatttttaatacattttaaggCTCGCTGGTTTAGTTAGCTATTTATTAAGTTGTCAACATAATTGAGATGTCAGTATCGGTAAAACAAATCAAACtgattattatttaaatgatttgaattgttttaaaaaCCCAACGTGCATTTTTTTTGCATTGAGCTTTTTCAGATAGAAATATTAGTTAGTCCACCATCTTTTTTCTTGACAGCCAGAATAAAGAGATGATTCCCTATGctctgatttttttatttggattacAATCTAAGAGCACTACCAAAGTGTTTTAAAGAAGGATTATCTTGACTAGGTCTAGTTACAGTTAATccctattttatctttaaaaaataaaacaaaaactagtatTTTAGATGAAATATTATACAAGATAAATTTGAatcagataaatatttatttttataaaattataatttataataaacaaatatttataatttattaagtatattataactaaatttataataaataaataatttttaatatataattacattttaaaactatattcaataatttaaattatgatgtaaaattattttatctatattgGTAAATTCTTTGAAAAGCATACTGAAATCCACACAACTCCCCCCTTCTAATTAGAGCATATTTAATGTACATATTTTGATGGGTATCTTATTCTAAGATAAATAAGAGGTGATTTTTTCTGTTtgaaataagaagaaaacaaagaaaaaaaaaaaacaggtgtGAATCTTGCTCCAATTTTTTCCCTCCCATAAGAGGAAATGTATGAAAGAATagggaaaaaaatcaaaaataattcGAAATTGGAAAAATATGATCATCAAATGAAGAAATAGGACATATGTGAAACGTAAAACATGAAGCGTGGACACGagacaatatataattattatcattttcgTACTAGTTAACTCTTAAGCAAGAAAACGTGTACACAATCAAGCAACTCATTCAGGGCAaacattgtttttatttcattttcctttccttctgGTCAAATTCTCAGACCCCCAACAGATTCTATGTtccaattaaaataattctCGCGCTTTTGCTTTATTAGATACACTGAGTAGTAGGAAGAAATTAGCGTGAGATAACACAATCTAAGCGTTTCCTAACTTTCCTTACACTTTATTTAATACAAGTGAAataggtataaaaaaaatggcaagagaaatgaaatttgaaggaaaattaaaaattagaattatttgattaagtTGAATTAACAaggagagaaattaaaaaatggtaGGCGCGCCacactaaaaatattttcatgctAAAATGATAAGAAATGGAAGGAAAATATACACAATACTCGTTGCTTTAAGGGACACTTCAAATAAATTcctagtttataatttttaaactataaaatgttttttttatccattgTAGTAGAAGGTGATATTGGGAGATTTATCATAATTCAcataataaaaatgtgtttggttaacttttaacatttctaagaataattttaaaataatcaatgatAAATAAAAGTCAATTTGAAACTTTCTCATCCCCGTTAGTATGGGAAGAAAAGTTGTATAAACATAAGAATGTAACTttcttgagagaaaaaaaagttaactttGTAGTTTTTTCTTTAGCTcgtaattcaataaaaaaatctcaaagattattatttttattttgtgttcaattgtacatttttttagaataaaagatacctataaatatttttactttcataTTCATAAAAAGGTAAGATAAATCCGTGAAACAAACGTTCTTCCTTGTTAATTTTTATCTCCTTTTTGTAggattaatttttgtattgataattgtaaaattaaactattttttagatGAATAATTATTGAGGTAAAAGAGAAATACGCACAAAAGAACTATAATTGTCCGATGCTAAAGATGATACACACACCATGAACCTAATCACATAAAGCCTTAAAAAATGGAgcacgttttttttttatactaaagaTGAATTTACTTTCACATGCCTTTTTCGGTGAAGGAAAAGGGTATGCCCTTTCTTCCCCCTCCCCGACTCCTCATTTTTGGGCTAATTATTTACAAAGTGGTTTTGGTTTTCTTAATTCTTCTGtgtcaataataaataaagctaTGTTTAAGTTTTTGAAGCTACAAAAGAACTTAGCTTTCAAGTCACAATTAACTTTCCTAGCCCGCTTGGCTAGTTGAGTTGCTAAAGCAACCTTTATTTTGTAGAGATGccgattttattttgttttgttataattttgcTTGGATGAATAATTGAGTGTCGGTATGTACATGTTTGGGGTTTCTTTAGgcggaaaaaaacaaaatcttattattcttttttaaatcgtcaaaattataaaaaaaaataaaaaaaaaaaaaaaaaaaaaaaaaaaatatatatatatatatatatatatatatattcttaacaAAAACATACTTATGttaattattatgtatataAAGGCAAGCAAAAGACCAAGGCTGCAATGTCTTTGTAGAGCTATAGCCCATGAATCTAGCCTATGTAGCGGGAGCATATTTGTGGCTGAAGTGAGTCTGTTAAAAGTGATACCAATTAAGGGACCCTGCTATTTCATCCCTCGTCCTATACAAATCTTTTTGCTTCCATAAGTTGACTAATTAACATTTCACATGCTATTCTATTTTGATAACTTCAAGAAATTTGCCATTATTGTTTGAAggtttgtgtttattttttagtagatgttagttgttagttttttaatttttattattgagagaaatttgaatccaccattattttttctctcgaTCATTATTTTGTACGGTCagaagtaattattttattgaaaaataatctaaattaaCCAAATCATgagaaaaattatcataatatatttattgggTGTATATATCTAGTGAAagataaatgtataaaaaaaaattatctattgaaagataaaaaaaaacgtaaAGAGAAGTAAAAATTATAAGGAGTAATGTAATGCTatataagaaaaagagaggtagagaagtaaagaaaaaaaaaagaaattaaaaaaagtgtaaaattagtaatattgtcaaaattcaaaatcataatcAACAATGAGAATCACACTTTGGTTTTTTCGAATCTTTCATAATCAACAATATCTTTTCAGCTAGGTGCTAATAGCGAATAACCTAATACAAACGTGTGACACATTTACCCAAAAAACATGGGGCACTACACCTGATCTCGAGAAATTATTAGGAGTTTGTAAAagtgattattttattagtttgtaatatttgttgaaatgttattttatgAACGTTTAAGTTCATAGGTTTCTAATTCTTTGAACCAAAAAAAAGTTAGGTTTCTaactctttttttcatttttatatttattatattatgataACTCTTCTAATATTGACAAAATGTTGACGCTTTCTCTTATTCTCATTAAATATCAtttctttaaaagataaaattatcaaaattataatatagcattgtttatattatttcattacactaaatacaaaaaatcaaaaataagaataaaattaacgTACTAGTTATGATGGGTGGTGCGAATATATATATCATCGGGCTACTTGTGCAAGAGAAGATAAATTAACGGCATAGTAAGATaaattgaagaaattaaaaagaataaaacaacaattttattCCTACAGTATTATTGTTTCTGCTAAATAGTTCctaaagtaaagaaattatatAACTAATCCCTCAGGTATTAAAAATCTCATATGACATAATTcccaagtataaaaaatatttcaaattaattcttGGACGTTAGTAAAACATGTTAACATATGGACTTAGTTTACGATAATTCAATATTCTAaggattatttatataatttcattagttCAATAACTATTTAGAAGAGAGAATGATGCTTGAAAGACTGAATTAAATGTTTActgaaataaaagaagaaaaacacaagGAAACTTAAAATGCTTCTACTTAACAGGTATATTGAACTTTTTGATTGGGCCAACAGAACTTAAAATTTCAGTTGTGTACCCTAAAAAGGCCCAAAACCATCTTTTAAGCAACCTAAACACATTTTATGTAAGGTATGAAAAGACTGATAACAAATTTCAGCTGGGACAGTAATTTTgatgatcaaaacacaatagtagtaacacattttaatttcattgaaTCTTAGGCATGCTTGCTTTGAGAGGGAGGAGGGACCTGTCTCTAAGATTGGAAAGTGGTTCTGGGGACACCCGAATTCACGTTTTACAGAACTCTATCGGTGCCTCATGTATGTTTGTTTCATAAATATGTAAACATTTACTTCACATAATAATTGTACTTTaagatatttcaaaaataaaattgtacttTAAGGTTTCggaaatatattaaaactcaAATCATGTACAAACTACTCACAACTTAGTGCAGATTTTTTGCATTAGATGATGGTTGGAATAATAATTTATGGCTAGATTTTCTTTCTAAACGAAGTTGCTTTTCAAACAATATCACAATTAAACTGATTTTTTAACACAGAAATAGACCAACAGTGAATATATGATGTCAcatcaataataaataagtaaattaaatatgtaagaaataaataactagttttaaaactaaattaatggGGGGAAATAAAGCTAAACTCTAAGTTTTCATCTCCCACTTCCATTCTCCCTAATAGTCGTAGGTCTTTCTATTCCTTACTctcattttcaatttataacaATTGTCAATATTCTTATTCCAAATCAATGATTGGCTAATTAAGATTAAAAGTCAGTAACCCTCTCCTTCTTTCTGTTTTGGCAGTTGATACGTGAAAATGAATAAACGCATAGCTTCACCATCCATAGGTGGACGATCTCTGTGCTAACATATGTTTCCGTTGCTGTTACTATATTGAATGAAGGCCtcatttgattgattgattaaattccCTGAACATGCACGAAACCAACATCTTGTCTAATGACAGCACAGAAGTTAAGAGAAATGGCACACTTTCTTGAATTTGTATAAATCCATACaacatgttattaattaataggACA
The genomic region above belongs to Glycine max cultivar Williams 82 chromosome 14, Glycine_max_v4.0, whole genome shotgun sequence and contains:
- the LOC100794852 gene encoding calcium-dependent protein kinase 33; translation: MGCCLSKKGSEPEEHIGYRHVAGAGGAGVYNNHKSHEPFATQTKPPPHQPYQLPEKHAPPQAPWRPPPSPKHVHNHDTITGKPFEDVKQHYTLGKELGRGQFGVTYLCTENSTGLQYACKSISRRKLVSRADKEDMKREIQIMQHLSGQSNIVEFKGAFEDKQSVHVVMELCAGGELFDRIIAKGHYSERAAASICRQIVKVVNTCHFMGVIHRDLKPENFLLSSKDDKGLLKATDFGLSVFIEEGKVYRNIVGSAYYVAPEVLRRSYGKEADIWSAGVILYILLSGVPPFWAETEKGIFDAILQGHIDFESSPWPSISNSAKDLVRKMLIKDPKKRITASQVLEHPWLKEGGNASDKPIDSAVLSRMKQFRAMNKLKKLALKVIAENLSEEEIQGLKAMFTNIDTDNSGTITYEELRAGLQRLGSKLTETEVRQLMDAADVDGNGTIDYIEFITATMHRHRLERDEHLYKAFQYFDKDGSGYITRDELEIAMKEYGMGDEATIREIISEVDTDNDGRINYEEFCTMMRSGTQQQGKLF